One window of Verrucomicrobiia bacterium genomic DNA carries:
- a CDS encoding DUF5985 family protein, giving the protein MTLSELNLVLSGAIFIGCWAIGLFFFRFQKRKGDRFFGFFGWAFFLLAFERALLVAVNPTDEFKAYIYLIRLVAFLFILYAIYDKNRSSEDSEPRGPERR; this is encoded by the coding sequence ATGACACTTTCCGAGCTGAACCTGGTGTTGTCGGGCGCGATTTTCATCGGCTGCTGGGCGATAGGATTGTTCTTTTTCCGCTTTCAAAAACGGAAGGGGGATCGATTCTTCGGCTTCTTTGGCTGGGCTTTCTTTCTGCTGGCGTTCGAACGCGCTCTGCTCGTCGCAGTGAATCCGACAGACGAATTCAAGGCGTACATCTATTTGATTCGATTGGTGGCGTTCCTCTTCATCCTGTATGCGATCTATGACAAGAATCGCTCCTCGGAGGATTCCGAGCCGCGCGGCCCGGAGCGCCGCTGA
- a CDS encoding radical SAM protein, which translates to MSTGTLNPSTPTAQATPAADFSRPVVRPRQSAFQLVREVLQHGGPGYLQFAITNICNADCGFCGFARSKFEPKSRRSVTLQEAKDVIDIAVKNHIGYLLFVGGEPMVHRDLRAMTRYAAERGVRPMICTNGGLWTEENMRALASDGLSSVIMSIDAHDVSKHEKNRGLPDVCRKIKRANEVFGELGIQTTASITASRLIDDYDKLPEFLETLGFRSCTFSYPLTSLASSYLSFSDSGLVNFSRDELIGLFDRIKQMKERSGYPVVNPMESLNEMQRHLRGEKEQFGCLGGHKYFYLDWNLNLYRCHAWHEPMCNVYEWDDSKLIRDGCTKCMIDCYRDPSVLQFVAISASDAFNNIKRGKLLSAAKNVFDRRNFTSLKAVWEDRKWIGKV; encoded by the coding sequence ATGAGCACCGGCACGCTGAATCCTTCAACCCCGACCGCGCAGGCGACCCCCGCCGCGGACTTTTCGCGCCCCGTGGTGCGCCCGCGGCAGAGCGCTTTTCAGCTCGTCCGCGAGGTGCTCCAGCACGGCGGGCCCGGATATCTCCAATTCGCAATCACGAACATCTGCAACGCCGACTGCGGCTTCTGCGGCTTCGCCCGTTCCAAGTTTGAACCCAAATCCCGCCGCAGCGTAACGCTGCAAGAGGCGAAAGATGTCATCGACATCGCGGTTAAAAATCACATCGGTTACCTGCTGTTCGTCGGCGGCGAACCCATGGTGCATCGCGACCTGCGGGCCATGACCCGCTACGCGGCCGAACGCGGCGTGCGCCCGATGATCTGCACGAACGGGGGATTGTGGACCGAGGAAAACATGCGGGCGCTCGCCTCCGACGGCCTCAGCAGCGTCATCATGTCGATCGACGCACATGATGTCTCGAAGCATGAAAAAAATCGCGGGTTGCCTGATGTCTGCCGCAAAATCAAGCGAGCCAACGAAGTCTTTGGCGAACTTGGAATCCAGACGACCGCAAGCATCACCGCGAGCCGCCTCATCGACGATTATGACAAGCTTCCCGAATTCCTGGAGACCCTGGGTTTCCGCAGTTGCACATTCAGCTACCCGCTGACGTCCCTGGCGAGCAGCTATTTGAGTTTCAGCGACAGCGGACTGGTCAACTTTTCACGCGATGAATTGATCGGCCTGTTCGATCGCATCAAGCAGATGAAGGAGCGCAGCGGCTATCCCGTCGTGAACCCGATGGAATCCTTGAACGAGATGCAGCGACATCTGCGCGGTGAGAAGGAACAGTTCGGCTGCCTGGGCGGACACAAGTATTTCTACCTCGACTGGAACCTCAACCTCTACCGCTGCCACGCATGGCACGAGCCGATGTGCAACGTGTACGAGTGGGACGATTCCAAGCTGATCCGCGACGGCTGCACCAAGTGCATGATTGATTGTTATCGCGATCCCAGCGTGCTCCAGTTCGTGGCGATCAGCGCGAGCGATGCATTCAACAACATCAAGCGCGGGAAGCTGCTGTCCGCTGCAAAGAATGTGTTCGATCGCCGCAATTTCACGTCGCTGAAGGCGGTTTGGGAAGACCGCAAATGGATCGGGAAAGTCTAG
- a CDS encoding DUF5069 domain-containing protein → MSTQTIDLTKQAPRSPRVRLGGYVILPRMLDKGRASLTGKNGEYHYNCPLDQRFVTFVGIDPEAMKKELAAGKGDGEILEWIRANAKLQRSEWEVAAWSCFQEQRGTSDTEVRAYFNELHSKAAGKRNDITTWFDLLDLDDYVSFGGKA, encoded by the coding sequence ATGTCAACCCAGACCATTGATCTTACAAAGCAAGCTCCGCGCAGCCCGCGGGTCCGGCTCGGCGGGTACGTCATCCTGCCGCGCATGCTGGACAAAGGCCGCGCCTCACTGACCGGCAAGAACGGCGAATACCATTACAACTGCCCGCTCGACCAGCGATTCGTGACCTTTGTCGGAATCGACCCCGAAGCCATGAAGAAAGAGCTCGCAGCAGGGAAGGGCGATGGAGAAATCCTCGAGTGGATTCGCGCGAACGCGAAGCTGCAACGTTCCGAGTGGGAAGTGGCGGCCTGGTCGTGTTTTCAGGAACAGCGCGGAACCAGTGACACGGAAGTCCGTGCGTACTTCAACGAACTGCATTCCAAGGCCGCCGGGAAGCGCAATGACATCACCACGTGGTTCGATCTTCTGGACCTGGATGATTACGTGAGCTTTGGCGGAAAAGCCTGA
- a CDS encoding Gfo/Idh/MocA family oxidoreductase, whose translation MARTLRVGMVGYRFMGKAHSNAWRQAPRFFPLKGRVEMHTICGRDSNAVQAARVQLGWQNAATDWREVVESPLIDIVDIVTPTDSHAEIAIAALQNGKHVLCEKPLALNLKQAQAMWNAAQKSHAVHMVCHNYRRIPAIALARKMIADGTLGRIFHFRARYAQDRLVDPDFPLDWRLQKETSGAGVHSDINSHIIDLGRYLVGEFTEVSGITNTFIPERPIAEPPGKNAPPVPRGTRRMGKVTAPDSAMFIGRMAGGVLANLEATRYALGRRNHIAIEINGSKGSLYFDFEDMNRLKYYNGDDPKDRQGFRDILVTQRDHVQPYVSHWWPPGHPIGYEHTFVHVAADFINACIDNKPVHPTFEDGFHNQRVLDAVERSSASGKWIKLE comes from the coding sequence ATGGCCCGGACACTTCGCGTCGGAATGGTCGGATACCGCTTCATGGGAAAAGCCCATTCCAATGCCTGGCGGCAGGCCCCGCGGTTCTTCCCACTCAAAGGCAGGGTGGAAATGCACACGATTTGCGGCCGCGATTCCAACGCGGTCCAGGCCGCGCGAGTCCAGCTGGGATGGCAAAACGCCGCAACAGACTGGCGGGAAGTCGTTGAATCACCGCTGATCGATATTGTCGATATCGTCACGCCGACAGACTCACACGCGGAAATCGCGATCGCAGCCCTGCAAAATGGCAAGCATGTGCTTTGCGAGAAGCCGCTTGCCCTGAACCTGAAACAGGCGCAGGCGATGTGGAACGCCGCGCAAAAGTCACACGCCGTCCACATGGTGTGCCACAACTACCGCCGCATCCCCGCCATTGCGCTGGCGCGGAAAATGATTGCCGACGGAACCCTCGGCCGCATCTTCCATTTCCGCGCCCGATACGCACAAGATCGGCTTGTCGACCCCGATTTTCCCCTGGACTGGCGTTTGCAAAAGGAAACGAGCGGGGCTGGCGTCCATTCAGACATCAATTCCCACATCATCGATTTGGGACGCTATCTCGTGGGTGAATTCACCGAAGTCTCCGGCATCACAAATACGTTCATCCCCGAACGCCCCATCGCGGAGCCGCCAGGAAAAAATGCCCCGCCCGTGCCCCGTGGGACACGCCGCATGGGAAAAGTAACCGCGCCCGACTCTGCGATGTTCATCGGCCGCATGGCGGGCGGAGTTCTGGCGAACCTCGAAGCGACCCGCTACGCTCTTGGCCGCCGCAACCACATCGCGATCGAAATCAACGGAAGCAAGGGTTCGCTGTACTTTGATTTCGAGGACATGAACCGGCTGAAGTATTACAACGGCGACGATCCCAAGGACAGGCAGGGTTTTCGCGACATCCTCGTGACCCAGCGCGACCACGTTCAACCGTATGTCAGCCATTGGTGGCCGCCTGGCCATCCCATCGGATACGAGCACACGTTCGTGCACGTGGCCGCGGATTTCATCAACGCCTGCATCGACAACAAGCCGGTGCATCCGACCTTCGAGGACGGGTTCCACAACCAGCGCGTGCTCGACGCGGTTGAGCGATCTTCAGCTTCGGGCAAGTGGATCAAGCTGGAATGA
- the lpxD gene encoding UDP-3-O-(3-hydroxymyristoyl)glucosamine N-acyltransferase: MPFTAAEVAKHLHGEVFGDPATVLAGFAPADRAQAGDLTFAENGEYLARAEQSAASAIIVDADVSSSKVLIRVPHARIAFARVLALFFPEPVLPGGIHPTAVIASTARVDPSAHIGPHCVVGDQVKIGARTLLQSGIHVGADSQIGEDVNIFPNVSIYPRTEIGNRVRIHSGTVIGSDGFGYVQDNGIHRKVPQIGNVIIRDDVEIGANVTVDRGALGPTIIGKGSKIDNLVQIAHNVVLGDGCLLIAQVGIAGSTKVGNYAVIAGQAGIAGHLRLGNRIQVAAQSGVMNHIPDGEKWLGSPAQPDRQTKRQMIAVQHLPELLRRVAELEKQLEQRPAAQDRS, from the coding sequence ATGCCTTTTACTGCCGCTGAAGTTGCCAAACATCTCCATGGCGAGGTTTTTGGCGATCCCGCAACTGTTCTCGCGGGTTTTGCTCCCGCCGATCGTGCCCAGGCCGGTGATCTGACATTCGCTGAAAATGGTGAATACCTGGCCCGAGCCGAGCAAAGCGCTGCCTCTGCGATTATCGTCGATGCCGACGTCTCTTCGTCCAAGGTCTTGATTCGTGTTCCCCATGCCCGCATTGCTTTTGCGCGGGTGCTGGCGTTGTTCTTCCCCGAACCCGTGCTCCCGGGAGGAATTCATCCGACGGCTGTCATTGCGTCCACGGCGCGGGTGGATCCCTCAGCGCACATTGGGCCTCATTGTGTTGTTGGGGACCAGGTGAAGATCGGCGCGCGCACACTACTGCAAAGTGGGATTCACGTGGGGGCAGACAGCCAGATCGGCGAGGACGTCAACATCTTCCCGAACGTTTCGATTTATCCCCGGACTGAAATTGGAAATCGTGTGCGGATTCACTCGGGAACTGTAATTGGCTCGGATGGCTTTGGGTATGTCCAGGACAATGGCATTCATCGAAAGGTGCCGCAGATCGGAAACGTGATCATTCGCGACGATGTGGAAATCGGCGCGAACGTGACTGTGGATCGCGGGGCTCTTGGACCGACGATCATAGGCAAGGGGAGCAAGATTGATAACCTGGTTCAAATTGCGCACAACGTCGTGCTGGGTGACGGATGCCTTTTGATCGCGCAGGTTGGAATTGCAGGAAGCACGAAGGTTGGAAACTACGCCGTGATTGCGGGCCAGGCCGGAATTGCAGGGCATTTGCGCCTTGGAAATCGAATTCAAGTGGCGGCGCAATCCGGGGTGATGAACCACATTCCGGACGGTGAAAAGTGGCTCGGTTCGCCTGCCCAACCCGATCGGCAAACCAAGCGGCAGATGATTGCCGTGCAGCATTTGCCTGAACTGTTGCGGCGGGTGGCAGAGTTGGAGAAGCAGCTCGAACAGCGGCCCGCTGCGCAGGATCGTTCGTAG
- a CDS encoding ATP-binding protein translates to MLIESPGSSGTGGQGTFEAMLRASIEAGVIVVDQTGSFTGINPEAVRILGLSSEARLDLAQLPDPLRHLIEEARDQRVAIVNRVLVLSPADAQPVLAVASAVPSITPSRPATIVTFQLVTAHAHAEQNVRRLDRLASVGTLSASIAHEIKNALVAVRTFVELLLEKHPDTELASIVRREIARVDSMVTQLLRFSAPSQPRFAAVHLHKLLDHSLRLVQHGFRHKTVTMKIELKADPDIVCGDDYQLEQAFVNLLFNAVEAIATEGLLTVQTDFVREGAGNGPCLRIRISDTGAGIPAEKVPHIFEPFFTTKQHGTGLGLAVTRKIVHEHHGTISVESSAGSGTTFTVLLPAGSPGV, encoded by the coding sequence ATGTTGATTGAGAGCCCAGGCAGTTCTGGTACAGGCGGTCAGGGCACATTCGAAGCGATGCTGCGCGCCAGCATTGAGGCGGGCGTAATTGTTGTCGATCAGACCGGTTCTTTCACAGGCATCAATCCCGAGGCTGTGCGGATCCTCGGACTCTCGTCTGAGGCCAGATTGGATCTGGCGCAACTGCCGGATCCTTTGCGGCACCTGATTGAGGAAGCGCGGGACCAGCGCGTCGCAATCGTGAATCGCGTGCTCGTGCTTTCGCCCGCAGACGCGCAGCCTGTCCTTGCAGTGGCGAGCGCGGTGCCTTCGATCACTCCTTCGCGTCCCGCGACCATCGTGACCTTCCAGCTCGTGACGGCGCACGCTCATGCGGAGCAGAACGTGCGGCGGCTGGACCGGCTCGCAAGCGTGGGAACGTTGTCCGCGAGCATTGCGCATGAAATCAAGAATGCGCTCGTGGCGGTGCGCACGTTCGTTGAGCTTCTGCTGGAGAAGCATCCCGACACCGAGCTGGCTTCGATTGTGCGGCGCGAGATTGCGCGGGTGGATTCAATGGTCACTCAGCTCCTGCGTTTTTCCGCTCCATCGCAACCCCGCTTTGCCGCTGTCCATCTGCACAAGCTTCTCGACCATTCCTTGCGCCTTGTGCAACACGGGTTCCGTCACAAGACCGTGACCATGAAGATCGAGCTCAAGGCCGATCCCGACATCGTTTGCGGCGATGACTACCAGCTGGAGCAGGCGTTTGTGAACCTGCTGTTCAACGCGGTGGAGGCGATTGCGACGGAAGGATTATTGACGGTGCAAACGGATTTCGTTCGCGAAGGCGCTGGCAATGGACCGTGTTTGCGCATTCGAATATCCGACACAGGCGCCGGGATTCCGGCCGAGAAGGTTCCACACATTTTCGAGCCATTCTTCACGACCAAGCAGCATGGCACGGGTCTCGGGCTCGCAGTCACTCGCAAGATCGTGCACGAGCATCACGGAACGATCTCGGTGGAAAGCTCGGCGGGATCGGGAACGACCTTCACTGTGCTGCTGCCCGCAGGGAGCCCCGGTGTTTGA
- a CDS encoding metallophosphoesterase has protein sequence MNGSVTVGVCSDLHFAGLGEQARGRDYEFRGIANPLVRLLLRAFRRFIWLRNPLGNNPLLEVALEGLADADFLVANGDFSCDSAFVGVSDDAAFASARECLDKLRARFGDRFRAIPGDHELGKFSFAGNQGGMRRASYERMVDGLKVQPFWQHRIGLHVLIGVTSSLIALPAMQSEMLSAERPFWEALREEHLRDIRAAFEALRTEERVVLFCHDPTALPFLAREPVIHARLGQVQCTVIGHLHTALVFRMSRMLAGMPEVRWFGHSLRKMSRALREARNWRGFNVHLCPSLSGVELLKDGGFLTLTLHPQPSVLVRRHAIPR, from the coding sequence ATGAATGGCAGCGTGACTGTTGGCGTTTGCAGCGACCTGCATTTTGCCGGCCTGGGTGAACAGGCGCGCGGCAGGGATTACGAATTCCGCGGCATAGCCAATCCCCTGGTGCGCCTTCTCCTCCGCGCCTTTCGCCGCTTCATCTGGCTGCGAAATCCGTTGGGAAACAATCCGTTGCTTGAAGTTGCTCTTGAAGGATTGGCGGATGCCGACTTTCTCGTGGCGAACGGCGACTTCTCTTGCGACAGCGCTTTTGTGGGCGTCAGCGACGACGCCGCGTTTGCGAGCGCGCGCGAGTGTCTCGACAAGCTGCGCGCGCGGTTTGGGGATCGATTCCGCGCCATTCCGGGCGACCATGAATTGGGGAAATTCAGCTTCGCCGGAAACCAGGGGGGAATGCGTCGGGCGAGTTACGAGCGCATGGTTGATGGGTTGAAGGTTCAGCCGTTCTGGCAGCACCGCATTGGACTGCACGTGTTGATCGGAGTGACGTCTTCGCTGATTGCACTCCCTGCGATGCAGTCCGAAATGCTGTCGGCCGAGCGTCCGTTTTGGGAGGCCTTGCGGGAGGAACATTTGCGCGACATCAGGGCTGCGTTCGAAGCATTGAGGACGGAGGAACGGGTTGTTTTGTTTTGCCACGATCCCACGGCGTTGCCGTTTCTGGCGCGCGAGCCGGTCATCCATGCGCGTCTTGGTCAGGTTCAGTGCACTGTCATCGGGCATCTTCACACGGCGCTTGTGTTTCGGATGAGCCGCATGCTGGCTGGAATGCCTGAGGTGCGATGGTTCGGTCATTCCCTCCGGAAAATGAGCCGCGCGCTTCGAGAAGCCAGGAACTGGCGGGGTTTCAATGTTCATCTCTGCCCATCGCTGTCGGGAGTTGAACTGCTAAAGGACGGAGGTTTTCTGACTCTCACCTTGCATCCGCAGCCATCGGTATTGGTGCGCCGCCACGCGATTCCGCGCTGA
- the alr gene encoding alanine racemase, which translates to MDSDPTVFPLRPAWVEIDLARLRTNLRLIRQDLPPQVKLLAVVKDEAYGHGAVEVARIALEEGAHGLALSTLEEAMTLREVGITAPLLLLGERQEAELPWCVRHHLTVCINEPQTLRKLARLAEQAETRLPVHVKLNTGMSRYGVRWDEALPLIEQVLGQKALELEGVMSHFSQSDETDKGFANLQISRFDDVVNALETRGIRVQQHLCNSGGFLDLPHAHRDMVRVGILMYGVFPSTVCRRIEGIEPVMSVKARIAAIQSLKPGEVVGYGMRYTAPSARRIAVLPIGYGDGFPRVRNTGGALIHGQRAPLIGGIAMDALMVDVTDIPQAQMWDEAVVMGRQGNEEITVHDVARLKNSVSYDVLTSWRLRLRRKCVNGDAATRIQGSPTLVSA; encoded by the coding sequence ATGGATTCTGATCCGACAGTTTTTCCCCTTCGCCCCGCGTGGGTCGAGATTGACCTTGCACGACTCCGAACAAACCTTCGCCTGATTCGCCAGGACCTTCCACCACAGGTCAAGCTCCTCGCAGTTGTGAAGGATGAAGCGTATGGCCATGGAGCTGTCGAGGTGGCGCGCATCGCACTGGAGGAGGGCGCGCATGGGCTCGCACTGAGCACTCTTGAGGAAGCGATGACGTTACGGGAAGTCGGCATCACGGCTCCGTTGCTGTTGCTCGGCGAACGGCAGGAAGCGGAACTGCCGTGGTGCGTTCGACATCATCTCACGGTTTGCATCAACGAACCGCAGACATTGCGCAAGCTGGCGCGGCTTGCTGAGCAGGCGGAGACGCGATTGCCGGTGCACGTGAAGCTGAACACTGGAATGAGCCGCTATGGCGTCCGCTGGGATGAAGCGCTTCCGCTGATTGAGCAGGTGCTGGGACAAAAGGCTCTCGAGCTTGAAGGGGTGATGAGTCACTTCTCGCAATCTGACGAAACGGACAAGGGATTTGCCAATCTTCAGATTTCGCGCTTCGACGACGTCGTGAATGCATTAGAGACCCGCGGCATCCGTGTTCAGCAGCACCTCTGCAACAGCGGCGGTTTTCTGGATCTCCCTCACGCGCATCGCGACATGGTGCGTGTCGGCATTCTCATGTATGGAGTTTTTCCTTCGACCGTCTGCCGCCGCATTGAAGGCATCGAGCCCGTGATGTCGGTGAAAGCGCGGATTGCTGCCATTCAATCGTTGAAGCCGGGCGAAGTGGTTGGGTATGGAATGCGGTATACAGCGCCGTCTGCACGCCGCATTGCTGTGCTGCCCATTGGTTATGGCGATGGATTTCCGCGCGTTCGCAACACGGGTGGCGCGCTGATCCACGGGCAGCGAGCGCCGCTCATCGGCGGCATCGCAATGGATGCGCTCATGGTGGATGTCACGGACATCCCGCAGGCGCAGATGTGGGACGAAGCCGTCGTCATGGGGCGGCAGGGAAACGAGGAAATCACGGTGCATGATGTGGCGCGCCTGAAGAATTCTGTGAGCTATGACGTGCTGACGAGCTGGCGGCTGCGCCTGCGCCGCAAATGTGTCAACGGGGATGCAGCAACGCGTATCCAAGGTTCGCCAACTCTTGTTTCTGCATGA
- a CDS encoding histidine kinase: protein MTPQSALRLRLWECLTRAFSRTLIWCALLPLLFCDVNAAENQDRMVVLAEDGAWTWFSDPRALMHDGVLYLGYVRNTDARTVLRAFDPRNGSATNLWTSSFAERDDFNVPSLLARPDGRLVAAYSRHGADPHFYYRISHTTNPTNPAAWGPERRSSGSGAGVHYANLFADDTRMFNLVRNESFNPTLFVSTNLGESWAKSQMFLHTEPASARPYLKLFSNSNRVDFIYTEGHPRETKTSLYHLFYAEGAVRDTTGTVVKDWESLPLLHHSNEVGSVVYAYRSEPQENPHQWIPDGRPWCWDVARGGDGHPVCVFSVSRTNSTEWANGRIAYYYARWSGTNWERRFIAHAGRPLYAAEQQYAAGICLDPSNPNVVYLSSNAAEPFGASSLDDVRLQHDERYELWRGVTSDGGLTFQWEAITSDSAVDNLRPCVPKDSDAVLWLRGRYWSYTSFRCEVVGLFSKAIPKMPAATRAWGVLTNAAQVRTLSAIEAARNFPVRLRGTIIADPQSGGQSCVLMDDTAGIYVQGPSAMLANLQRGDLVEIEGMTDPGEFAPIVSLRSLRRRGRAEIPPPQAVTFEQLIKGELDSQWVEVSGIVRTCETLIADRKYQLDVATGGGRLAVQIIGRFNPEALIDAEVRLPGVIFYLFNKSRQVISPLLVVPTGAAFTVEKAAPANPYATPVLNSGNLLRFAPQGTYGHRVHLRGTVIHHVPGEMLWIRDQAGGLRVQTRQTNSLTPGHRVDVLGFPSRGDYSPVLADAVFRSIGEEALPTPIVLTNADLALNHDADLIQIEGILNGKQLTSDGWALVMQSGDTSCRALLRQRPGGPPDQEWLPGSLLKVTGISSVSIDQSRVAGIAEPRSFELLLRSAADVELVQPPPWWTRERVVWMLAAVALGLLLLIGFVIWTARGRLREQAVQRSMAEGQFTAILSERNRMAREIHDTLAQGLSAISMQLEVTKSRLPDASQPAARSLEEAHSLVRSSLAEARNSIWNMRSQVLENNDLSAALRRILEQLTSGTGVDGRIRTTGRTRRLPPVTENNLLRIGQEAITNAVAHAKARKIDVELEFRDKEIRLRVADDGCGFDAEHPPRSESGFGLVGMRERAAELHGALTLQTSPGRGTELTLLVPVAV, encoded by the coding sequence ATGACCCCGCAGTCCGCACTTCGACTGCGCCTATGGGAATGCCTCACGCGAGCATTCAGCAGGACGCTCATCTGGTGTGCGCTGCTTCCGTTGTTGTTTTGTGACGTCAACGCAGCGGAGAACCAGGATCGAATGGTGGTGCTGGCAGAAGACGGTGCGTGGACCTGGTTCAGTGATCCGAGGGCCTTGATGCACGATGGTGTCCTGTACTTGGGTTACGTCCGCAATACTGACGCGCGGACTGTGCTGAGAGCGTTCGACCCGCGGAATGGATCGGCGACAAACCTGTGGACGAGCAGTTTTGCCGAGCGCGATGACTTCAATGTTCCGAGCTTGCTGGCCCGCCCGGATGGGCGTCTCGTGGCGGCCTACTCGCGGCACGGGGCGGATCCGCACTTTTATTACCGCATCTCGCATACGACAAACCCGACCAATCCCGCGGCATGGGGACCCGAGCGTCGCAGCAGTGGTTCGGGCGCGGGAGTGCATTACGCGAATTTGTTTGCGGATGACACGCGAATGTTCAACCTGGTGCGCAACGAAAGCTTCAATCCCACCCTGTTCGTCTCCACGAATCTCGGTGAATCCTGGGCAAAATCGCAGATGTTTCTCCACACGGAACCCGCATCAGCCCGTCCTTATCTGAAGCTGTTCTCAAATTCAAACCGCGTCGACTTCATCTACACCGAAGGCCATCCGCGCGAGACGAAGACGTCGCTCTATCATCTATTCTACGCGGAGGGCGCGGTGCGGGACACGACGGGAACGGTGGTAAAGGATTGGGAAAGTCTCCCGCTGCTGCATCATTCGAATGAGGTGGGAAGCGTTGTGTATGCCTATCGGAGTGAACCCCAGGAAAACCCGCACCAATGGATTCCCGACGGGCGCCCCTGGTGCTGGGACGTTGCGCGCGGGGGAGACGGCCACCCTGTGTGCGTTTTCAGTGTCAGCCGGACGAATTCAACGGAGTGGGCCAATGGCCGCATCGCCTATTATTACGCGCGGTGGTCGGGAACGAACTGGGAGCGACGTTTCATCGCGCATGCGGGACGCCCGCTTTACGCGGCGGAACAGCAGTATGCGGCCGGGATCTGTCTGGATCCTTCAAACCCTAATGTCGTCTACCTTTCCAGCAATGCAGCCGAACCGTTTGGGGCATCCAGTCTTGATGATGTGCGTTTGCAGCACGACGAGCGTTATGAGCTGTGGCGTGGCGTAACATCCGATGGTGGTCTGACCTTTCAGTGGGAGGCAATCACGAGCGATTCGGCCGTGGATAATCTGCGTCCCTGTGTGCCAAAGGATTCCGACGCCGTGCTCTGGCTGCGGGGACGTTACTGGTCCTACACATCCTTCCGTTGCGAGGTCGTTGGATTGTTTTCGAAGGCAATCCCGAAAATGCCGGCAGCCACTCGCGCGTGGGGTGTGTTGACCAATGCTGCACAGGTTCGAACGCTGAGCGCGATCGAGGCTGCACGGAACTTTCCCGTGCGCCTGAGAGGAACGATCATCGCCGATCCGCAGTCGGGCGGGCAGAGCTGCGTGCTTATGGACGACACCGCGGGAATTTACGTTCAGGGTCCATCAGCAATGCTGGCCAACCTTCAGCGCGGCGATCTGGTCGAAATAGAAGGGATGACTGACCCGGGCGAGTTCGCACCGATTGTTTCGCTGCGATCTCTGCGGCGGCGGGGGCGGGCGGAAATTCCGCCGCCACAGGCCGTGACTTTTGAGCAACTGATCAAGGGCGAGCTGGACTCACAATGGGTCGAAGTGTCGGGAATTGTTCGCACGTGCGAAACGCTGATCGCCGATAGGAAATACCAGCTCGATGTTGCCACGGGCGGCGGACGGCTGGCGGTCCAGATCATCGGGCGATTCAATCCTGAGGCGCTCATTGATGCTGAAGTGCGTCTGCCTGGCGTGATTTTTTACCTGTTCAACAAAAGCCGGCAGGTGATCAGTCCCTTGCTGGTCGTGCCGACGGGCGCGGCGTTCACGGTTGAAAAAGCCGCGCCCGCAAATCCCTACGCCACACCCGTGCTGAATTCGGGAAACCTGCTGCGTTTCGCCCCCCAAGGGACCTACGGGCATCGCGTGCATCTGCGTGGCACCGTCATTCATCATGTTCCAGGCGAGATGTTGTGGATTCGTGACCAGGCTGGCGGGTTGCGCGTGCAGACCCGCCAGACCAACAGCCTGACTCCCGGACACCGCGTGGACGTTCTCGGCTTCCCGAGCCGGGGCGATTACTCGCCGGTGCTGGCGGACGCGGTATTTCGCAGCATCGGAGAGGAGGCGCTGCCAACACCGATCGTGCTGACCAACGCAGACCTTGCACTCAACCATGACGCAGACCTCATTCAAATCGAAGGCATATTAAATGGAAAGCAGTTGACGTCGGACGGATGGGCCTTGGTGATGCAAAGCGGCGACACGTCATGTCGCGCGCTGTTGCGACAGCGGCCCGGCGGTCCGCCCGATCAGGAATGGCTCCCTGGAAGCCTGCTGAAAGTCACGGGAATTTCGTCGGTCAGCATCGACCAGTCGCGGGTTGCGGGCATTGCGGAGCCGCGCTCGTTCGAGCTCCTGCTTCGATCGGCTGCAGACGTGGAATTGGTGCAGCCGCCACCCTGGTGGACGCGCGAACGAGTCGTGTGGATGCTGGCCGCAGTTGCGCTGGGATTGCTGCTGCTGATTGGATTTGTGATTTGGACTGCACGCGGCCGGCTTCGGGAGCAGGCCGTGCAGCGCAGCATGGCGGAAGGCCAGTTCACTGCAATCCTCAGCGAGCGCAATCGCATGGCGCGGGAGATTCACGATACATTGGCGCAGGGGCTCAGCGCGATTTCCATGCAACTTGAAGTCACTAAGAGCCGTTTGCCCGATGCGTCGCAGCCCGCAGCTCGATCGCTTGAGGAAGCGCATTCTTTGGTTCGGAGCAGCCTTGCCGAAGCCCGCAATTCCATTTGGAACATGCGATCGCAGGTTCTCGAAAACAACGATCTCAGCGCTGCGCTGCGGCGGATCCTTGAGCAGCTCACGAGCGGAACGGGTGTGGATGGACGCATTCGCACGACTGGCAGAACGCGCCGGCTGCCGCCCGTGACGGAGAACAACCTGTTGCGAATCGGGCAGGAAGCCATCACGAATGCGGTCGCCCATGCCAAGGCACGAAAGATTGACGTTGAGCTGGAGTTTCGCGACAAAGAGATCCGCCTGCGTGTGGCCGACGATGGATGCGGCTTCGATGCCGAGCATCCGCCGCGCAGCGAAAGTGGTTTTGGGCTGGTGGGAATGCGCGAACGTGCCGCCGAATTGCACGGGGCGCTCACGTTGCAAACCAGTCCCGGCCGCGGAACTGAGCTGACCCTGCTCGTCCCCGTTGCTGTGTAG